TGCCGGATATTTCTAAATTTCCTATATCAGTGACCAATACAACGGATAGCTTTGTTGAAATTTTTTCATCGACAGAGAAATCAGGAACGGGTAATGATGGATGGCTTAATGAAGTGGCGACAGATTTTAATAATGCCAATGTAGAGCTGAATGGGATCCCTGTTTCAGTTAAGATTCGCAATATAGCTTCAGGCACAGCGACGGATTACATAAGGTCTGGAAAGTATATACCTGATGCGTTTACACCATCCAATGAATTATGGGGCGAGATGGTAAAAGCGAACGGGATTAATACGCAGCTTATAACCAATCGTCTGATTGGCAATGTAGCCGGTATTGTTACGAATAAAACGAAATATGATGAGTTAGTCGAGAAGTACGGTTCTTTAAACGTCAAGACGATTACAGATGCGATAGCGAATAATGAATTGTCTATGGGTTACACAGATCCATTTGCCAGTTCAACAGGGTTGAACTTTCTTGTGACTGCACTTGGGACGTTTGACAGCTCTGATTTGCTTGGAGAGCAAGCGGTTCAGGGCTTTGAGAAATTCCAAGCGAATGTTCCATTTATCGCATCAACTACTTTACAAATGCGTGATGCGGCTAAAACTGGGAAGCTGGATGCTTTTGTGTTAGAGCACCAAATTTACGCAAATGCTCCCGAACTAAAGGGCAGCTATGTATTTACTCCTTTTGGTGTAAGACATGATAGTCCGCTTTACGCATTAGGTGATCTACCACAAGAGAAGCTGGACATTATCAAGAAATTTGCAGAGTTTGTAGAACAGGATAAATATCAGCGTTTGGGTGAGAAAAAAGGTTTTAACGGACTGAATGACTATCATTCAGAGGTTAATCCAGTGGATGGCAGTCTTTTATCCTCGGCACAAAAGCTATGGAAGGAGAAGAAAAACGGCAATAAACCCATTGCGGCAGTATTTGTAGCTGATGTCTCAGGTAGTATGAACGGGGAGCCTTTAAATCGCTTAAAGCAATCATTATTAACGGGACAGAAGTACTTGGGCAAGGATAATAGTATTGGTTTTGTTTCCTACTCCGACAACGTTACGATAAATCTTCCAATTGGCAAATACGACACGAATCAGCAGTCGATGTTTGTTGGGGCGATAGATAGTCTTCAGGCGAATGGGGGTACAGCGACTTTTGACGGAATTGTAGTGGCACTCAAAATGCTTCAAGACGAAATGAAGATAAATCCGGAAATCAAACCTTTGATCTTTGTATTAAGTGATGGGGAGACCAATGAAGGTCATTCACTGAATGATATCAGGGGTTTAATTGAAACCTATAAAATTCCGATTTACACCATTGGCTACAACGCAAATATTAAAGCGCTGGAGAGCATTTCAAGTATTAATGAAGCGGCTAACATCAATGCGGATACAGACGACGTAGTCTATAAAATCGGTAATCTGCTCAATGTCCAAATGTAAGCTAAACTTGTTAGGAGGGGTTCTATGTCTTTTACGATGGAAGTGGTAAGTCCGGAGAAATTGAAATCAGCGATTGAAGAACAGGTTAAACCTGAGCCACAGGAAGTAACGCAATTGAAGGAAATGGCAATAACCAATGTCTCGACGATCTTGGAGCTGGATTTAGAATCCTTGGAGAAGCGAAAAGAAGTGCTGCAATCCATAGACAGCTTCGGGATGAGCACCATGAGATCGTCTTCAGATAAGAACTCTCTTTTGCAAGTATCTGTAGGGAATTTATCGAAAACAGGGGATGAAGGCGGGCAAGTAGCTAAAGGTTTAACGGAGCTGAACCTCCAGTTGAAAGATTTAGACCCAAGCGCAGTGGATTTTGCTAAAAGCGGTCTGTTAGGGAAGTTTTTTAACCCATTGCGGAGTTATTTTGCGAAGTATCAAAAAGCAGATGCTGTAATCTCAGATATTATCATTTCTTTAGATAAAGGCAAAACCGTATTGAAAAACGATAACACTACGTTAGAGTTCGAGCAGCAATCGCTTAGGGAGCTTACTAAGAAGCTACAAAAAGAGATTCAACTAGGAATGCTGATGGATCAGGAGATCGAATCTCAACTGGAAGCAGCTAAGCTACGTAATGAGTCCGAAGAAAGAGTAAAGTTCATAACGGAGGAGGTACTATTTCCTCTACGGCAGCGTGTGATGGATTTGCAACAGATGCTGGTTGTGAATCAGCAGGGAATTATGGCGATTGAAGTGGTCATACGAAATAATAAAGAGCTGATCAGGGGGGTGGACAGAGCTAGAAATGTTACGGTTTCGGCCCTGAAAATCTCTGTTACGGTGGCAAGTGCACTCTACAATCAACGAATCGTATTGAAAAAGATTGAACTCCTAAATCAAACGACCAATACGCTAATAAGCGGTACCTCAAAAATGTTAAAAGATCAGGGGGCGGCGATCCATAAGCAATCCCTTGAATCAAGTATTTCTGTAGATACTTTAAAACAAGCCTTCACAGATGTGCTGTCTGCTTTAGATTCGATAAGTACGTATAAGCAGGAAGCTCTTCCTAAAATGCGTGAAACCATTAACCAGTTCAGAGAGCTGGCAGACAGCGGTGAACAGCAGATCGTGCGGCTGGAGAAGGGGAATAAGCTTGGTTTGTAGCTGTTGCAGTCTAAATCCATCCTAGCCTTTAGTCTGGTAAGACTCCGGTCCTAAGACTGTTTTTAGCCTTCTCTTTCTCACGTATAATGAGATTAATTGATAACGTGAGAGGAAGGACATAAGAAATGAACGATAAGTTGTACACAATGCCGATGGGAGCGTTAGATTCCATGCAGATTCCAGCAGAAGCGAAATCACAATCTAAACCCGGCAAACGTCGATCAAGTCCCAAGACCTATCGGAGTATTTTGTATTTTATAATCTCATTACCGATTACGATAGTATATTTCGTATTTATGGTGACAGGGTTAGCATTATCCATTGGATTAACCCCCATTTTCATCGGTATTCCTTTATTTTTTGCAGTAGCCAAAGGATTGGATTACATCGTACGATTTGAGCAAGAGTTAGTAAGATCATTGCTGGATATTCCTAGACCGAATGAAGAGCGTAGAACGGATATGAAGCAAGAAGGAGCAGGCTTCTTGCAACGAATGAAGTTAGGTTTTGATGGTGCAAAGTTCGCGCGTAACATCATGCTAATTATGGGACGGTTTGTATCCAGTATTATCTTCTTTTCATTAACCATAACCGTGGTAGCAGCTGCGCTTGGTCTAATTACACTACCTGTGCTTCATCAGATTTTTCTGCAAACGATGGATTTGAACATTTTGGAGAACAGTGTGTTTGCCTTATTTAATATCGACTGGACATTATCTCAGCAATACATTTCTTATGTTGTAGCGGGACTCGTTGTTGCCGTGATCGCAACATGGGTAATTAAGTCGTTGATGGATGTACAGCGTAGAATGTTGTTTGTATCTTACGAGGAAGAACGTCAGTATTAAACGGAAAGAAGCGTAGCTCTTCAAGAGCTACGCTTTTTATATTTACTATCTCTATCTTAATGAATTAGTTCATCGCTAAACAAGTTATTAAGCTTCTAAACAGTAGGCTTGTAGCTGCTTGCGCTTGTCTGCAGTCATGCCGAATTCCTGTTCGAGAAAAACCTCTACACTTTTATATCGCGCGTCGATGGCAGAGAAAATGGCTTCCATGAATTCTCTGCGTAATATAAGCGCAGCCATAACAGTATCTACTTCCTTCGGTGATAGATGTTGTGAGGCTTGCTTTTTTATTTGTTCATTCATAGGACCGAGTGTCTGATTGGAGAGCAAATAGTCTTCAATAATCGTCTCTCTCGGAACTCCGAGTGCTAGGAAGATGAATGCTGATCCAACGCCAGTACGATCTCTTCCACCGGCACAATGATGCAGGATACTAAATTCATCTGGAAGCATAATGGTTGCCATAAGTCGCTTAAAGGAAGGGTTATTAAAGGCCATGTCCAAATACATATTAACCAAGAAGTCTGTCGTAAAATGTTCAAGGAACCCAGAACGAACCACATCTCTCATGTCTCCAGGAACCTCTTGCTTTAGCGCTGGTACACAAATGTTATTAACTCCTGGAATGACTGGATCTGGCTTTAAACGAACCTCTTCTATCCCTCGATAATCAAATATGGTCTTAATTCCAAGTGATTTAAAGAGCTTTATATCTTGATCGGTCATTCCTGTTAATTCGGCTGATCGAAAAAACAAACCGTATTTGACCTTACGGCCATCCGAGGTGGTGTATCCGCCCATATCTCGGAAATTGAGAACGCCTTTAAAGGGGAGTACACGATGCTTAGAATCTGTTTTTTCTAGTTTCTGGTTCATTTTCGTACCACCTTTGGTTGGTTATTGAATAGGCTATTCTAAAATGTAGAAAGGGTGTCGCTTAATAATAAAAGTGTGCAATTATTACTATATATAGTACCATGTTAAGTGCCAACAATCCGAAAGGATAGTGTGACATTTTACAAACTAATGTTATTACGCTGCATACGGAAAATTTCTAGTAGGAGTGTGTAAAATGAATTTAAAAGAAAAGTTGATATTAATAAAAGAAAATGACTACCAAGCAACTCCCGATACATTCCAGTTGATACAAGAAATGATACATAACATCGGTTCAGTGGATGCCGAGCTACGTGATGAGCTAATTTATACAACCTTATCATACTGGATTCCTGGAAATTCTCTTACTGAAAACGAACTAGAACAACTACTGCCCGTTATTTTGGATAACAACCATTTGCTTTTTAAGCTTGGCGAACTAAATACAGACTCTGTCTTCACTCGTTCTTTCTCCATGCTAGTCATACCCCTCCTTTTTATGAGGCATAAAGAATCGCCATTTCTCTCAAGAGAGCAAATTCATCAGATAAAAGATAAGGTATTTTACAATATACAAAAAGAACGAGATTACCGTGGGTATGACGAAGAAAAAGGCTGGGCTCATGCCATAGCTCATGGAGCAGATGCTTTAGATGATTTGGCTCAATGTTCCGAACTGGATGAAAATGACCTCTTAACCATCCTCGATTTGGTTTACGATAAGGTGACCATAACAGATCGAATATACTCTGATGGGGAAGATGAGAGAATGGTAAGATCCATAATTAGTGTTTTAAATAGAAAAATACTTAGTCAGACTTATGTAGAGCGATGGATTCAAAGTTTTGGTGATGTGGAGAAAAATTCAGAATTTCTTCCTGCCTTTAGGCAAAAAAATAATATAAAGAACTTTTTGAAAAGCTTATACTTTCGAGTTAAGTTTTATAAAGTAGATGCCAATCTCTGCCCAACGATCGAGCAAACTTTATATAAAGTTGAGAAAGTATACTACTCCTAAGTGAACAATCCACTTGTGAAAAAATGTTCATAATCCCATATAAATCCTGTATAATGAGAAGTGTGAAAACGTTTGAACAATAATCAGGAGGGGTTCTATGCATTCAAGTGGATTATTTAAATGGAGCTTTTGGGGATTTGCTGTATTATTTTTGTTAGCGCTTTCGGGATGTTCCAGTAACGGAAATGTAAATGAAAAAGTTGCTACTTCACCAACCCCCACTCCAACGATAAGCAATACTTCTAATGCATCGGATAGCCCAACCAGTGTGGAGGTGGCAAAAGGTACCGTGCACATCGAAAATATAGGTGAGCGGAGAATATTTGTTTATTTGCCTGCAGGATATGAAACTGACAACGAGCGTTATCCCGTTGTGTATATGCACGATGGGCAGAATGTTTTTAATACAAATACCAGCTCTTTAGGCAAAGAATGGAGAGTTGAGGAGATCATTGATCAGCTTGTTGCTGATGGAACTATGGAGAAGGTTATCGTGATAGGAGTCGCTTCAAGTGATGGATCAGAACGGGGAATGGAGTATGTTCCATTTCCGGATGAGTCTATTCCTTCGGATGGAACGAGTGCAGAGAAATTTACCCAATATTTTATCAATACAGTTATTCCTTATGTCGACGATGCTTATCGGACCATTCCCGATCGGGATCACCGTATGATTATGGGATCGTCATTCGGTGCTATTCAGGCATTGTGGATGGGTTATCAACATCCGGAGACCTTCTCAGCGATAGGGGCTTTATCCCCTGCCACTTGGGTAAGCAATGGGCGTATATTGGATGAGCTGGCGAAAGAGACAGGGAAGCCTGCATTGAAGATTTGGCTCGACATGGGTGTAACTGAAGGAATGCCAATTGATCCGCTTGTGAATGTATTAAAGTCGAAGGGATTTGTATTAGGCAAGGACCTATTCTTTCAGATGGACCCTCTGGGTACACATGAAGAGAAGTCATGGAATAGACGTGTACATAGTCCATTGATTATGTTCGCCGGGAAAGAGGCTGTACAAAAGAGCAAGCTTGAAGTAAGCGACTATCTGACATTACTCTCACCGGAAGCACTCGATGTACGCCTTAATTTAATAGCCACTATGGATAATGGGATGGATTATACAATCCTTGACGGAGTTGGATATGAAGTGTTGAATCCTGAAGTGGGGCAAATAGATATGGCAGGTAAGGTGAGCTTCCTGAAACCGGAATCCTTGAAAGTTAATGTTTCATTTCAAGGTGCTACTGAAGAACATTTGGTTAACTATGAGCATTATGTAAAGG
This Paenibacillus sp. FSL R5-0345 DNA region includes the following protein-coding sequences:
- a CDS encoding toxic anion resistance protein, translating into MSFTMEVVSPEKLKSAIEEQVKPEPQEVTQLKEMAITNVSTILELDLESLEKRKEVLQSIDSFGMSTMRSSSDKNSLLQVSVGNLSKTGDEGGQVAKGLTELNLQLKDLDPSAVDFAKSGLLGKFFNPLRSYFAKYQKADAVISDIIISLDKGKTVLKNDNTTLEFEQQSLRELTKKLQKEIQLGMLMDQEIESQLEAAKLRNESEERVKFITEEVLFPLRQRVMDLQQMLVVNQQGIMAIEVVIRNNKELIRGVDRARNVTVSALKISVTVASALYNQRIVLKKIELLNQTTNTLISGTSKMLKDQGAAIHKQSLESSISVDTLKQAFTDVLSALDSISTYKQEALPKMRETINQFRELADSGEQQIVRLEKGNKLGL
- a CDS encoding alpha/beta hydrolase, producing MHSSGLFKWSFWGFAVLFLLALSGCSSNGNVNEKVATSPTPTPTISNTSNASDSPTSVEVAKGTVHIENIGERRIFVYLPAGYETDNERYPVVYMHDGQNVFNTNTSSLGKEWRVEEIIDQLVADGTMEKVIVIGVASSDGSERGMEYVPFPDESIPSDGTSAEKFTQYFINTVIPYVDDAYRTIPDRDHRMIMGSSFGAIQALWMGYQHPETFSAIGALSPATWVSNGRILDELAKETGKPALKIWLDMGVTEGMPIDPLVNVLKSKGFVLGKDLFFQMDPLGTHEEKSWNRRVHSPLIMFAGKEAVQKSKLEVSDYLTLLSPEALDVRLNLIATMDNGMDYTILDGVGYEVLNPEVGQIDMAGKVSFLKPESLKVNVSFQGATEEHLVNYEHYVKVFKVYVKSLDVDENRNEFSINLKASARKINSTPEYITALVRAAEKIGIYKIKEIQEDVIRIIFNTK
- a CDS encoding sensor domain-containing protein codes for the protein MNDKLYTMPMGALDSMQIPAEAKSQSKPGKRRSSPKTYRSILYFIISLPITIVYFVFMVTGLALSIGLTPIFIGIPLFFAVAKGLDYIVRFEQELVRSLLDIPRPNEERRTDMKQEGAGFLQRMKLGFDGAKFARNIMLIMGRFVSSIIFFSLTITVVAAALGLITLPVLHQIFLQTMDLNILENSVFALFNIDWTLSQQYISYVVAGLVVAVIATWVIKSLMDVQRRMLFVSYEEERQY
- a CDS encoding vWA domain-containing protein, with translation MARKGRTFVVLGVITVVVFALVYFGITLTTNLGKTTSEVSSEDAGKQLDKLYKKINVNTAEQVKGQIDLDPVAIGDSLPDISKFPISVTNTTDSFVEIFSSTEKSGTGNDGWLNEVATDFNNANVELNGIPVSVKIRNIASGTATDYIRSGKYIPDAFTPSNELWGEMVKANGINTQLITNRLIGNVAGIVTNKTKYDELVEKYGSLNVKTITDAIANNELSMGYTDPFASSTGLNFLVTALGTFDSSDLLGEQAVQGFEKFQANVPFIASTTLQMRDAAKTGKLDAFVLEHQIYANAPELKGSYVFTPFGVRHDSPLYALGDLPQEKLDIIKKFAEFVEQDKYQRLGEKKGFNGLNDYHSEVNPVDGSLLSSAQKLWKEKKNGNKPIAAVFVADVSGSMNGEPLNRLKQSLLTGQKYLGKDNSIGFVSYSDNVTINLPIGKYDTNQQSMFVGAIDSLQANGGTATFDGIVVALKMLQDEMKINPEIKPLIFVLSDGETNEGHSLNDIRGLIETYKIPIYTIGYNANIKALESISSINEAANINADTDDVVYKIGNLLNVQM
- a CDS encoding tyrosine-protein phosphatase, coding for MNQKLEKTDSKHRVLPFKGVLNFRDMGGYTTSDGRKVKYGLFFRSAELTGMTDQDIKLFKSLGIKTIFDYRGIEEVRLKPDPVIPGVNNICVPALKQEVPGDMRDVVRSGFLEHFTTDFLVNMYLDMAFNNPSFKRLMATIMLPDEFSILHHCAGGRDRTGVGSAFIFLALGVPRETIIEDYLLSNQTLGPMNEQIKKQASQHLSPKEVDTVMAALILRREFMEAIFSAIDARYKSVEVFLEQEFGMTADKRKQLQAYCLEA
- a CDS encoding DUF2785 domain-containing protein, with product MNLKEKLILIKENDYQATPDTFQLIQEMIHNIGSVDAELRDELIYTTLSYWIPGNSLTENELEQLLPVILDNNHLLFKLGELNTDSVFTRSFSMLVIPLLFMRHKESPFLSREQIHQIKDKVFYNIQKERDYRGYDEEKGWAHAIAHGADALDDLAQCSELDENDLLTILDLVYDKVTITDRIYSDGEDERMVRSIISVLNRKILSQTYVERWIQSFGDVEKNSEFLPAFRQKNNIKNFLKSLYFRVKFYKVDANLCPTIEQTLYKVEKVYYS